The window TTGGTTCACAGTCTCTTCACTCAACTCCTGCGTCGAAGATTTAGGCTCGTAAAGCTGTGACAAATCTGGCTGTCTTCACTAACCCGGTGCCAGATTCCCACACTCCCATAACCCAAGGGATCACTGGACGGTGATCAGGAGCGGGAACCTTGGCTGATTTCTCCTCGCCCTAACCCAGGGTCACTGGGCATCCTGGGGATGGTAGGCACTGCAGCAACAATGagctggtggtggaaggagtggatGTCTAAGACATTGGGCAGTGTTGCTGATCAAACAGGTTGCTTTGCCcgagatggtgtcaagtttctctCGAGTGTTATGCCACCTGCAGTTGTCTAGGAAGTACTACACTCACTTCTGGAGTGGAATGGCTCAGTGAACAGAGTGAGCTACTGATTGCTAGCTGATCTGTAGATTTACTCATTTATAGTcgtacttagggcagcacggtggcacagtggttagcattgctgcctacggcgctgaggacccgggttcgaatcccgaccctggatcactgtccgtgtggagtttgcacattctccccgtgtctgcgtgggtttcacccccacaacccaaaagatgtgcaggttaggtggattggccacgctaaattgccccttaattggaaaaaataattgggctctctaaatttatataaaaaaaaagaaaaaaaaaaaaaaaatttatagtcGTACTTGTCACAAAAAGTTGGCTTTGATCATTTTTCTCAAGCTTCACAATGTTTCCATACACTTTGAATGATGAAGATTGTACCATGGTTAGCTATGTTACACTGCAGGATTGATTGATCTTCTCCTGCATCTTTTACACATCAGTGCATAGGGACAACTCTGTAGGCTGAGCTGTAAAGATCACGAGTTGAAGTAGAGGTAATGGTGAGTCATGTTCCATTGAGCTGTGTCATGTCGTCTCTCGAGGCTGACTGTGTGTGTTTTCGCAGGTAACTCACATTAAAATCCCCAAACAGATGGATGAGTTGATCGAGATCCAGTCAGACACAGGCACCTGGTATCGACGTTGGCTAGTCCGCTTCACCAATATCTTTCAGCAGGTACAGATCCCAGGGGCAGCCATTATCCATTGGTGGGGAAGTGCGTGAATCACAAGAACTTTTCTCCTATAGGGTGGTGTAACAGAAAGCAGCAGCACAGACAGAGACCTAGGGTGGGACTGAGTGTAATAACGTTCATCTCACATCCGTTTTCTGTTCTGGTAGGTTTGGAGCAACTTCCTGCAGTGTTTCTCGATCCAGTACCGTCGCACAACGCTGCTCATGATGGCAGTCTGGTTCACAATGGCCTTCAGGTAGGGTTTGCGATGTAGCCCCGAGTAACTCGCTCATTAACCGAGAGTCGGCAGGTGTCGGGAGATCGTCGCTGACTCATTCTCCCGAAACACATTCCAGTACAGAAACACAGAACTGTTGCAGTATAGGAAGCCCTATctgaatgcttcgattgaacctggctccctaactgaatgcttcgattgaacccGACTCCCTatctgaatgcttcaattgaacctgactccaccacattctcaggcaatGTAATACAGACGTTAACCACTTGCTGTTTGAAAAAAAatttctaagggcagcacggtgacgcagtggagtctcacggtgctgaggtcccaggttcgatcccggctctgggtcactgtccgtgtggagtttgcacattctcctcgtgtctgcgtgggtttcgcccccacagctcaaagatagaacatagaacgatacagcgcagtacaggcccttcggccctcgatgttgcaccgacatggaaaaaatctaaaggccatctaacctacactatgcccttatcatccatatgcttatccaataaattttttaatgccctcaatgttggcgtgttcactactgttgcaggtcgggcattccacggcctcaccactctttgcgtaaaaaacccacctctgacctctgtcctatatctattacccctcaatttaaggctatgtcccctcgtgctagccacctccatccgcgggaaaaggctctcgctgtccaccctatctaaccctctgatcattttgtatgcctctattaagtcacctcttaaccttcttctctctaacaaaaacaacctcaagtccatcagcctttcctcataagattttccctccataccaggcaacatcctggtaaatctcctctgcacccgttccaaagcttccacgtccttcctataatgaggcgaccagaactgtacgcaatactccaaatgcggccgtaccagagttttgtacaactgcaacatgacctcatggctccggaactcaatccctctaccaataaaggccaacacaccataggccttcttcacaaccctatcaacctgggtggcaactttcagggatctatgtacatggacaccgagatccctctgctcatccacactaccaagaattttaccattagccaaatattccgcatttctgttattctttccaaagtgaatcacctcacacttctccacattaaactccatttgccacctctcagcccagctctgcagcttatctatgtccctctgtaacctgcaacatccttccaaactgtctacaactccaccgactttagtgtcgtctgcaaatttactcacccatccttctgcgccctcctctaggtcatttataaaaatgacaaacagcaacggccccagaacagatccttgtggtacgccactcgtaactgaactccattctgaacatttcccatcaactaccactctctgtcttctttcaactagccaatttctgatccacatctctaaatcaccctcaatccccagcctccgtattttctgcaatagccgactgtggggaaccttatcaaacgctttactgaaatccatatacaccacatcaactgctctaccctcgtctacctgttcagtcaccttctcaaagaacttgataaggtttgtgaggcatgacctacccttcacaaaaccatgctgaatgtccctaatcatattattcctatctagatgattataaatcgtatcttttataatcctctccaagactttacccaccacagacgttaggctcaccggcctatagttaccggggttatctctactccccttcttgaacaaagggaccacatttgctatcctccagtcctctggcactattcctgtagccaatgatgacctaaaaatcatagatgtgcaggataggtggattggccatgccaaattggcccttaattggaaacgatgaattgggtactctgaatttatgaaGAGATTTATGTCTCTTTGGcttctatgccctctggttctcaatcctttcacaagtgggaacagATTCTCtttctctactctgtccaggcccctcataatttaaccccgtgctgtacctctcctgggagtgtttgatggggacagtgtagagggagctttactctgtatctaaccccgtgctgtacctgtcctgggagtgtttgatggggacagtgtagagggagctttactctgtatctaaccccgtgctgtagctgtcctgggagtgtttgatggggacagtgtggagggagctttactctgtatctaaccccgtgctgtacctgtcctgggagtgtttgatggggacagtttagagggagctttactctgtatctaaccccgtgctgtacctgtcctgggagagtttgatggggacagtgtggagggagctttactctgtatctaactccgtgctgtagctgtcctgggagtgtttgatggggacagtgtagagggagctttactctgtatctaaccccgtgctgtacctgtcctgggagtgtgtgatggggacagtgtagagggagctttactctgtatctaaccccgtgctgtacctgtcctgggagtgtttgatggggacagtgtagagggagctttactctgtatctaactctgtgctgtacctgtcctgggagtgtttgatggggacagtgtagcgggagctttactctgtatctaaccccgtgctgtagctgtcctgggagtgtttgatggggacagtgtggagggagctttactctgtatctaaccccgtgctgtacctgtcctgggagtgtttgatggggacagtttagagggagctttactctgtatctaaccccgtgctgtacctgtcctgggagtgtttgatggggacagtgtggagggagctttactctgtatctaaccccgtgctgtacctgtcctgggagtgtttgatggggacagtgtagagggagctttactctgtatctgaccccatgctgtagctgtcctgggagtgtttgatggggacagtgtggagggagctttactctgtatctaaccccgtgctgtacctgtcctgggagtgtttgatggggacagtgtagagggagctttactctgtatctgaccccgtgctgtagctgtcctgggagtgtttgatggggacagtgtagagggagctttactctgtatctaaccccgtgctgtacctgtcctgggagtgtttttttttaaatttagagcacccaattcattttttccaattaaggggcaatttagcgtggccaatcctgtagatctttgggttgtgggggcgaaaccaacgcaaacacgggggatttgcaaactccacacggacagtgacctggggccgtgaacgaacctgggaccttggcgccgtgaggcagcagtgctaaccactgtgccacccgccgTCCTGCCCCTTCAATGGGACTGGTTGATGAGATGGGATAGAATAAAGAATCCCAACAGAGCAatattagaccattcggcccatcgcgtcggcaccgaccctcagaaagagcattctacctcgcccccccctccccctattccagtaaccacacctaacctttggacactaagggcaatttatcacggccaatccacccaacctgcacatctttggactgcgggaggaagccggagcacccggaggaaacccacgcaggcacggggggaacgtgcagactccgcagacggtGACCCGATGACGGATTTGAATCCggaattgctaaccactgtgccaccagtgagggggctttactctgcatGTAACCTGAAGTTTGTGAAATGAAACCGGGGAGTAACTGCTCCCAAACCCTGCTGATCTAAGCTCTGTCTTCCTCAGTTACTACGGGCTGACTGTATGGTTCCCGGATATGATCAAACATATGCAGATGATGGAGTACTCGTCCCGCACCAAAGTCTTCTACAAGGAAAAGGTTGAACACTTCACTTTCAACTTCACattggaaaatcaaattcacaAGAACGGTGATTACTACaatgacaagtaagtgtccagggAAGTACATAAAAGAGGATGGGATTCCAGAGAGTGATATTACTAGGTCATTCAGGatacacgacctgccctttagcTGTGGGCTCTCAGAGAGTTCCACCTTGAGGCGGTTGAGGGGTGAGTTGCCATTACTCCCCTGCGGCATCCTGGACTCAAAATCCCCTCAACCTGCTGATAACGACCAAGAACCTCTTGTTCTCTGGGACATGGTGTccaattgatgtgccatcaatgaacacaagacgagtagtgaacgtaactgaggctttaataagctaaacagaaagcctcctggcctctgatcccgaactggggcagaggcggagaccagccaccttcatacccagcccgaggggaggcggagccatcaggcagtggtttaccacattacatgtaatacagtagcagtttaccacaatacacattataatatactacagtggtttaccacaccaaTTACAACTCAGATCAGGGATTAGGCTGCTCatcagtcagggtggtgtgtcgaAGGTCACCAATCATTTACACGTTGCACCATTAACTGCGCTTTATTTGTGCTTCGTGTGGCCCCTTTCAAGTTCAGTGATGATATTACCTCCCTCCGATTGGGTTTATCAGCCCTGTTTTTAAAATCCGTTTGTTCTGGGCAGGTTTATTGGGATGAACTGTCTGCGCTTTATTTGTGCTTCGTGTGGCCCCTTTCAAGTTCAGTGATGATATTACCTCCCTCCGATTGGGTTTATCAGCCCTGTTTTTAAAATCCGTTTGTTCTGGGCAGGTTTATTGGGATGAAGCTGAAATCGGTGATATTTGAAGATTCCCTTTTTGAAGAATGTTATTTTGAAGACATTACCTCCAGCAACAGTTTCTTTAAGAACTGCACCTTTATCTCAACACTCTTCTACAATACAGGTTCACTAGCTTTGTTTCACGCTCCTCGTCTCTGTCTCCTACACTCTGTCCCTCCCCtgtggtccttcaccctcagtggATGCTGGTAGCATGTGGGTGTAAGGGCCTGATCTTGTTTGTGTTCTTAATCTGCAGTaagatgtgtgtatgtgtctgcaagcagctcaaggaTAATGGTCAGTGCACCTGTGGTTTAATGGGAGCGcacgcatgtgtgtgtatgtgtcagtggaCCTGTggttgaatgagtgtgtgtgtgtgtgtgggcctgTGGATGAATGggcggagtgtgtgtgtgtgctgtgtgtgtcagTGGACCTGTGTTTGAATTCAGGAATGTGTACGTGTCAGCGAGGGGGAGAAATAGAACAGTTGGAGGACTTGCATGGGCAGTATGTGTGTTCCTCCATTGCTGCGATGGTAAACTGTGTCATTGTCTGTGTACAGATTTCTTTGACTACAAGTTGATGGGCTGCCGTCTGGTAAACAGCACCTTCCTCCACAGTAAAGAGGGCTGTCAGCTTGACTTCAGTGATGATAACAACGCCTACATGATCTACTTTGTCAGCTTCTTGGGTTCTCTGGCTGTGCTGCCTGGAAATATTGTGTCTGCCCTCCTCCTGGACAAAGTTGGTCGACTGAGGATGCTGGGTGAGTTTCAGGAGCACcgaatgggttggggggggggggggggggtggtgaggagaaTCTAGAGGTTTGATGAGGAACAAACTTGGAAAATCCTTCTCGCCTCATGTTGCTGGCCGTGGACTGGACTGCTAGAGTTATGCAGCGTAATCTTGAATTCAGTGTAACCTACATGTCTGGAGACTTTCCAGTGTTCCACAGTGTCTAACTtccctctcttttttttcttcctctccaACACCAGCCGGCTCCAGCACCCTCTCCTGTATCAGCTGCTTCTTTGTGTCTTTTGGTAACAACGAATCTGCGATGATTGCACTGCTCTGTCTGTTTGGAGGAGTAAGCATCGCTTCATGGAACGCACTTGACGTCATTACAGTGGAACTATATCCATCGGATAAACGGTACGAGTGAGCTTCTCTCAGGTTCTGGTTCCTTTACcttgggtgacacggtagcaccgtggttagcactgttgcttcacagcgccagggtcccggtttcgattccccgctgggtcaccgtctgtgcgcagtctgcatgttctccccgtgtctgcgtgggtttcctccgggtgctccagtttcctcccacaagtcccgaaagacgtgcttgttgggtgaattggacattctgaattctccctccgtgtacccgaacaggcggcggaatgtggcgacgaggggcttttcacagtaactccgttgcagtgttaatgtaagcctacttgtgacaataataacgattgtTATTAGATTATTACTTTCTCTGCTGGAAACTGTGTGGGCTGAGCATCCAAAAGGGGGAACATTGGAGACCCCAGTCTCTCCccgctccacatttcaatttccCTGCTGTCGCCCATGCTCCCAATGGCTCGCCACTCATGGTTTCCCCAAGTCTTCCAGCGCTGCTGCTCCCTTGTTTCTGGAGCTACAGCTCTCTTGCTGCTTCCCGCTGTTCCGAGCGCACCCCGTCTTGGCTTTTCTCCACTTGGTTTTCCTGGCGCCCCAAGTCTCTCCCCACTCTATTTTCCTGTACTCTGTGTCTCTGACGGCTCGGTACTTCTGCTATTTCTGGTGCTCTTGTTCACCAGTGCGCCCAGCCTTTTCCGGTGCTGTTTAAAATCGGTAACCaatgtttctttgttttttttttaccctgGCAGGACCACGGCCTTCGGATTCCTCAATGCTCTCTGTAAGCTGGCGGCTGTGCTGGGCATCAGTATATTCCAGTCCTTTGTGGGGGTGACGCGAGCGGTGCCCATCATGCTGGCCTCTGTTGCCCTGGCAGTGGGCAGCTACCTGGCTCTAAAGCTGCCAGAGACTCGCGGCCAGGTGCTGCAGTGAATCTGGCTCCGGCTGAGCCCCCTGTAGTTGTAGACACTGTGACTCATCCCCTTCTCTTTTATTTCTCCGTATTGTTCTTGTATGTCTTCCCAGTGTGGACAAAAAAATGAAATTCTCCACCACTCATTGCCAGCTCCTGCAGATGTAAATAAACCCTTCTGGAATTGTGCACATGAGTCTCACTGTACAGACCACAGTGAGTCCAATATGCCAGGACCCCTAGGAGCACAAACTCTAGACTTTCGTGatccagtcaccccccccccccccccccccagagcacaAATCATCCACCGTGTAATCCCGACAAAAGGCAGCGTTTTCAGTCTGTCCGTATTGCTGGACCAATTCTCGAACTGTAAATACAGCATTTTAAAATCCAACCATGGCTGGCGGAGGATGCAAGTGCAATACCAAGGCAGTGTCTGCCACCAGGCCCTGACCCTGTGATCTGTACAGTGACCCGACTTTTCCATTTCCTGGTATCAGACCAACTTTGTGCAATTTTTAGGTATAGGTGTGCAGAGTGACCTTTTCCTGTTAGATTCAGTCCAATAATCCagtctgacagtgaagcacagaGCCAGCtgggtgtgatggggggggggggggagggagcagagCGAGAATCAGTTCCTCTCCATTTCCAACTGGTGGCTCCAATGACTgggtagggaggggaggggggggggggggggggggggggggggggggaacacagccACTGATCAATTACAAACCAGACCCAATGAAcctaagcacacacacacagccctttgagtctggTTAGGGTACGAGCACTGACCATCCTGCTGAAGATATTCACATCTCGAGGGCAGAGGAGAAGACAAAATAATTTACGAACGAAGACTTCAAAATCAGAATCGTAGCAACCCAATCCCAAGTCAAACCTCCTCTcccttcactgcccccccccccccccacccatccatccaTGGTGCTCACTTAAGCAACAGTAGGCCAATGTGGTGACAATCAGTGGCTCTGTGGCTGTTGTATGGAGTGAACCGTTGTCAATCGCCAAATATTTTTCTACTGTGTCGTTTTAATTCTCTGGTGAGAGATTTGTTCAGACTTGTGAATGCTGTAGCTTTAGAaattgtgtgtgcgtgcgtgtgtgtaaaTGGTTTTGTGCAGTTGTACCACTATTCCTTGTACCTGGATGCTGCCTTGTTGTCTGTCTGCGTATAATTCTGTGATAGATGGAGGTTATCTGTATAGTTTCTGACATAATAGAGTATAATTGTAGCGTGTCTGAATTTTAGCTGTTTTGTATTACATTAAAATAAAAAGAGGcaggtcattggcaaaaaactACTCCAAGCTGTAACAAAACAAATAAAAAGGACAGTGGATCATCCGTTTAATCTTTCTGGAGTGTCTTTGTTTTATCTTGTCTTTGGAGAGAGGGCGAAGGAGGAGATTTAGTGCACCTCACTACCCAAGATCTTGGAAGTGTAGAATCGGGTTCCACTCCTGTAACCCCTACCGAACACAGGATGAAGACAGTATAAGGATCGGTTTGTACCCCCGACAGTCAAATATCTTACCGACTATATCACCTTGATAGGCTTTAAGAAGATAGGACTTAGGAGGAGTGGGTTATTTGGTCCTTTgaaccattcagtaagatctgaCTGGGATATATGAAATTTAAAAACATGACATTGTATTTAACTATGTTATTAAAGGTTTTTTGAGTAAGTAACAAACACGAAGCGTGAAGAAGAAGCttgtagatgtggtgtacttggatttccaaaaggcatttgataaggtgccatatcAAAGATTGCTGCACAAGAGAATATGGTAAAGGTTAATAATGGATACATGAAGGGTTGGTTTGCTAACAGTAAGCAGAGAGTAGGGCTAAATGGGTCTTTTTGGGGGGAGGCAAGCTATAACTAGTGGGTGTGCCCGAGATTCGTGCTGAGGTCTGAACTATTTATAAACTACATCCATAATTTGAATGAAGGGGCCGAATGTATGATAGCTACATTAGCCGACGACATCAAGATAGGTAGGAAGGTGAGTTGTCAAGAAGAGGTCGAGAGTCTGCAAAGAGATACAGACAGGTTGAGTGGGCaacaggtggcacggtggttagcactgctgcctcactgcgccgagggtCCGGAAAAGCagtatactatttaaatggagagagattgcaggacttggcggtacagagggatctgggtgtcctagcagGCGaatcacacacaaaaaaaatcgtCCAGCAGAGAAATCCAATTCTGAAAACAAAATCTTCAATGAGGGACTTTGTGTCGCATGGAGAGACTACAGATGTTGGATTCGTCTCCTTTGGATTGAGTTtcaagaggtgttcaaaattacacAGAATGTTAAAACGGTAGAGTGGTCAGTAATCAGAGGAGGCAGATTTAAGGGATAGACAGAAAGGGCCCCcgaggagaaattatttttacACTGGGCTATCGTGATCTGGAATGTAATGCATGAACAGGAGGAGAGGCATATTCAATAATAGTGTTTGAAAGGAAAttgggtaaaaaaaaaaacacagaatggAAGGTTTGTTGGGCTCCAGGGAAGAATGGGAGTTAAAAGTGCAGCTCTTTCAAACAACCAGGAAAGCGGGATGGGGAAATCACCGTTTCCTGTTCAGTGTGATAAACATTGAAACTACAGAGCAATCAGATTTATTTTCTTGATCAAAGTGCCCATTTTTCAGACCATTCTAGAAGTTTGTGACAGAAATGCCCGCTGTCCATATCCGTCCGGTAGGGTGGTTCTCCGTGGGCAACTAGCTCAGCGTCCTTCAGTCTTTTGAAACTGTTCCCTGTTTAATCACCGTGTGCCGGTCGTGTTTCGACCCTCCCAGACAGGCTGGGCTCCTGTCAATGTGAGGCTCGGCTCCCCACTGCCGAGGGGTTTTGGCCTGGATGGAGAGGGCGTGCACGCTAACCTCCAGCTCCTGCTTCAGGGCCTCGTTGACCATCCGATGCCGCTGCAGCAGGGGCACCCCCTCAAACCTCTCGCTGACCACCACCACTTTGAAGTGGGTCTCCGAGCCCGCGGGCACTGCGTGCATGTGGCTCTCATTGATGACCTGCAGGTGCGTGGGTGCCAGGCCCTGCTCCAGCTTGACGCGGATTTCACTCTCCACTGGCCTCTCCATGGTCCGGGCTGATGTCGCTGTCGTCGCCGCTCTCGAGCCGAGGAATGGCACAGAACGAAGCAGCTTCGCCGGGCGGCTCATccaagctgccttcaccacctgCCGACTGAAGCATTAAGGCAAGTTAGCAATCCAGAGGGTGAAAGAGTACCGagtacacagggtgtactcacGATACAACCATCcattccttcccctcctccccaatccccccaccaTGACTGGCTCCTTAGACAGCTAACCCTCCAGGATTCTTTCCAGCAGTCTCCAGGAATTAAACATTAACTGCAGACTCCACCATCACCGGCAAGGGAAATTCACGCTGTACGGGCAATAGATGCTAGCTTTGCCCAGAAGGTCCACTTCCTGCAAAAGAGTTAAAAACTCCAAGATACTACACCAAAAACCAAGGAGGGAAAAATCGTAGGAGGCTTCAAATAACCTTCGACGAGCATTTGTGCTGATCACGGCAATGTTGTACACGCGGACAGGGAGGCAAGAAGCAACCGATCAGAGATTGAAACATGTGTCCTCTTCCGGAATGGCACAGGAAGGGGCACCAAGTAGATCCCCTGGGTGGCATTTGAAAGGAAAttgggttaaaaaaaaacaccaaatGGAAAGTTTGTTGGGCTACAGGGAAGAATGGGAGTTAAAAGTGCAGCTCTTTCAAACAATCAGGAAAGTGGGATGGGGAAAAGACCGTTTCCTGTTCAGTGTGATAAACATTGAAACTACAGAGCAATCGGAATCACTTTCTTGATCAGAGTGCCCATTTTCCAGACCATTCTAGAGGTTTGTAATGTGACAGAAATGGCCGCTGTCCATATCCGTCCGGTAGGGTGGTTCTCcgtggtagcacagtagcacaagcggatagcactgtggattcaaagctccagggtcccaggttcgattccccgctgggtcactgtctgtgcggagtctgcacgttctccccgtggctgcgtgggtttcctccgggtgctccggtttcttccaacagttcaaagatgtgcaggttaggtggattggccatagattgccctttgtgacccAAAAGGTcagtaggggttattgggttacggggataggttggggtttaagtgggtcggtgcagactcgatgggccgaatggcctccttctgcactgtatgttctatgttctagcttaGACATGTCAATGGTGGGCGGAGAAGAAACAGTTcacttgacagtgcggcactccctcagtactgaccctctgacagtgcggcactccctcagtactgaccctctgacagtgcagcgctccctcagtactgaccctctgacagagcggcactccctcagtactgaccctctgacagtgcggcagctccctcagtactgacccNNNNNNNNNNNNNNNNNNNNNNNNNNNNNNNNNNNNNNNNNNNNNNNNNNNNNNNNNNNNNNNNNNNNNNNNNNNNNNNNNNNNNNNNNNNNNNNNNNNNNNNNNNNNNNNNNNNNNNNNNNNNNNN of the Scyliorhinus canicula chromosome 30, sScyCan1.1, whole genome shotgun sequence genome contains:
- the bola1 gene encoding bolA-like protein 1, yielding MSRPAKLLRSVPFLGSRAATTATSARTMERPVESEIRVKLEQGLAPTHLQVINESHMHAVPAGSETHFKVVVVSERFEGVPLLQRHRMVNEALKQELEVSVHALSIQAKTPRQWGAEPHIDRSPACLGGSKHDRHTVIKQGTVSKD